In one window of Pristiophorus japonicus isolate sPriJap1 chromosome 9, sPriJap1.hap1, whole genome shotgun sequence DNA:
- the LOC139272768 gene encoding histone H2A type 1-H-like: protein MWEEFLILSLNVWIVEMSGRGKSGCKARAKAKSRSSRVELQFPVGCVHRLRRKGNYAERVGGGAPVDRAAEFEYLTDEILELAGNAARDNKKTRIIPRHLQLAICNDQQLNKLLGKVTIAQGGALPNIQAVLLPKKITSASKSK from the coding sequence atgtgggaggagtttctcattctttctctgaacgtgtggattgtggaaatgtctggaagaggaaaaagcggctgtaaagctcgggccaaggccaagtctcgctcctcccgagtCGAACTGCAGTTCCCTGTAGGCTGTGTTCACAGGCTCCggcggaaggggaactacgctgagcgtgtgggtggcgGAGCCCCGGTCGACAGGGCTGCTGAGTTCGAGTATCTGACcgatgaaatcctggagctggccggcaacgcggcccgtgacaacaagaagacccgcatcatccccagacacctgcagctggccatctgcAACGACCAGCAGCTCAACAagttgctgggaaaggtgaccatcgctcagggcggggcgctgcctaatatccaggctgtgctgctgcccaagaaaatcaCCAGTGCGTCCAAGAGCAAGTAA